The region CAGTAAAACCCAAGTAAAAAGAAAAAAGCGGCGGCCCTCTAAAAGGGGCCGCCGCTTTGATTTTGGTTCGTGCCGGCTTCAGCCAAGCTCGTCCATGCTCTTGGCGTCGAACTTCTCATACCAGGGGCTGGCCGCCTTCAGAGCGTTATTGACATTGGTGATGTTCTCTACGCCCTTCGTCTCAAGCCAGTCGCGGAATGCTTTGGATCCCTTGGTGGCAAAGATGGGAATTCCGTCCTTCCAGGTCGCGCGCCCGCAGAGTACTCCATTGAACTTGGTCCCCGACTCGGCGGCAAGCTCCAGGGTCTCGATAAAGACCGGATTCGAAACACCTGCGGAGAGATAGATGAACGGCTTATGTGTCATCGCTTCGGCATCGCGGAAGTGTTGCAGGGCCTCAGCGCGTGTGTAAGCTCTCTCTCCCTTGAACGACCGGGTTCCCTCAACGTAAGACATCTCGATGGGGACCTCGACCTTGAGGACGTCGACGTTATAGCGAGCCTTTCCGAACTCGGCCATGGAGCCGGAGACGACCTCGGGCTTCTTCTTCGCATAGGCAAGCGACTTCTCGTCACCACCCTCGGCGTCATAACCCACCGTCTCCAGGAAGAACGGAATGTCATGCGCCAGGCACTCGTCCCCGATACGCTCAACCCAGGCATGTTTGTGATCGTTGATCGCAGTCTTCTCGTAGGGAGTGTAGTAAAGAAGAATCTTGATGCAGTCAGCGCCCGCCTCTTTCAGACGGCGTACGCTCCACAGGTCGAGCAGATCGGGCAGGCGTCCTGCGGTGGTAGCGTCGTAGCCAGTCTTCTCGTAGGCGAGAAGGAGGCCCTTGCCGTTCCTCACCTTGGAGGCAGGCAGACCGTACTCCGGGTCAAGCAGAATGGCCGAGGCGTGGCGAGTAAGGACGTCGGTGACATCGACCTTGAACTCTTCGAGATCCTGAGCGTTCGCGGCTGCTCCCCGCTCCTTGGCCAATGACTTTTGGAGGGAGCCGCGCTGGTCCATGGCGGCGGCGGCGATAACGCCACGAGCGTCGGATACGGCTTTCAGTCCGGCAAGTTTCCCTGGGGTCAGCTTCGACATTTGTGCTTATTCTCCTGAGGTTTAATCTTTGTTGGGCCATTTTACACACCGGATGAGAACTCTGGCCGAATGTCTCTGCAGAGTCGCCTCCCCGTCGATTTTTATGCAAAATCTTTTAAAGCTAAAAAGATTTCAGAGGCGAACTTCCAGGAAGAGACGGCCTTTCTTTAACTCTCTCCAGACTCCGGCAGTGGGGCACCCTCGACCAGTGTGCCCTGGTGAAAGAGAATCTTCCATCCCTCCACCGTCTTCTTCCAGAGCGTCGTGCGGCGGCTGATGCGCGGAGCATCCGTGATCTCCTGCCGAAGCACGTAAGAGAGCAGCCAGGTATCCGCACTGACGCGCAGGAGGTGGAACTCTGAGGTTCGAAAATGGTCCGGTTGAGGTTCGGGCGTGCTAAAACGTGCTTCAAGTGTCCGGATGATAAAGTCGCGGGAGTAGAGACGGCCTGAGACTCCGATCTCAAAGAACTCAGGGGCCATCATGGAATCAATGTCTGCGTGCGTCGGCAAGCGGCCCGAAAGACCTTCGAACCGGTGAAAGATTGGTTCGAGCGAGATGAGCTGAGAGAGGATATCGGCATCGATCTCTGCATGCATAGATGGGATGATACCTGTGGGACAGGTTTTCAGGCTTTCCAATGGGGGACCATGACGATGAAGAACAGATGGAAGAGGATTGGGATGGCGGCGCTGACCGCAGCAACTGGGACGGTCGTCTGCTACGCCCAGGATGCGCCCGCACATCCCAGGCAGGCAGTGCCCACCAGCCTGGTGGTTCATGGCTATGATGGACAGGTCCCGGTGATCCAGCGCAACGGTCACGCCTACGTTGAGGTGGAAGGTCTTGCTCGTATTACGGAATCCAGCCTGAGCTTTCAGGGAAGTCGCATCGTCCTGACCCTGCCGCAGACGGTTCCTCCCGGCGTTGCGCCCACCTCCCCGGCGACGCCCCCAGTGCCGGCGCAGGAGGAGAAGGGGTACTCACGCGAGTTCCTGCGGGCCGCAGTCGAGGAGATGAGCGTCATCCGCGAGTGGAGAAGCGCAATCGAGAATGCCATTCGCACCAATAATCCCGTGGAACAGAGCTGGGTATCGAACTACCGGACCATCGCGGACACCAGGATGGAGATGGCTTCTGCCTCCACGACGACCGATGCCGACCGGCAGGCGCTTGCTCTGCTGCAGAATGCCAAGGGGATGATCCAGCAGTTGAGCGACCGCTTCCTGTCCATGCGATCGAACCTGAGCTATGTCTCTCCGGATTCCCTCGCCAATGACCCGCTGGATAAGAAGATTCTCGCCTGCGCTCAGGGAGTAGCCGGGCAGGCTGTTCCCGGAGGACAGTTCCAGGACGTAAGCGCCTGCCATTGAGGAGGTGACCGTCTTTTACCGTATCGACGAGGCACGAAGCGGTAATGCGACGAGAAAAACGCAGTCGCGATGACACTTCTAACTGTGGGTTACCGGATCGGTTTGAAGGTGCGGTTCCATCGGGTTTCATCGAAGAGATGAAGTGTCTGGTGGAGGGCGAAGGTGGAGCAATCGGAGAGGGAAGTTTTGTATTCCTGGTCTTCGGGGGTTTTGAAGGACCAGTAGATGAAGAGGGGGCGCCCGATGAGGTTGGCGCGGGGCACGAGCCCCCAGTAACGGCTGTCGTAGCTGTTGGTGCGGTTGTCGCCCATCATGAAGTAATAGCCGGGAGGGATGATGAGGTCTTCTCCCTGAATGTGGGTGGGGAGATCGACGGACCAGGAGGCGAGGACGTCGCGGCCCTGGTCGGCGGGGATGGCGGGGAACTCGTCGTTGTAGGGATCGTAGTTGGCCGCGGTGGGTTGGGCGGCGTAGGGCTCGTGCAGGACAATGCCGTTGCGATAGACGATGCCGTGGCGAAGGTGGATGCGATCGCCGGGAAGTCCGATGACCCGCTTGACGAGGATGTCGTGGTTGCCGCTGGCGTTGGGCGCGGGCCGCCAGAAGACGATGGGCTCATCGTGATGGAGTTGGCCGTAGGGAAGAAATCCAGCGAGAGGGGAAGAGGGCGCGAGGGAGACGCGCTCAACGAGGACGTGATCGCCGACCAGAAGGGTGCTCGCCATGGAAGCGGAGGGGATGGCGAAGTTCTGGAAGAGGAAGGTCATGATGAAGAAGGCGACGGCGAAGGTCGAGGAGAACGAGGCCAGATCCTGAAGCCGGGTGGTGGGCTTTTCTTTTGGGTTCTTCATCAATGGGGATCCTCTTGCAAGATTTAGAGGGCGGTGGCGAGGGCGGCCTTCTGGGCGGCGAGGAGCTCGCGGATGCCCTTTTCACCATAGTCGAGCATCTCGTTGAGCTGCTGACGCGAGTAGGAGTCTTTCTCGGCGGTGGCCTGGGTCTCGACGAGGCCGCCGTCGGCGAGCATGACGACGTTCATGTCGACGATCGCGCGCGAGTCCTCCTCGTAACAAAGGTCGAGCAGAACATTGCCATCGACGATGCCGACAGAGGTTGCTGCAACCATCTGGCGAAGCGGAGAGGCCTTGAGCGTTCCGGCTGCGACCAGCTTCTCAAGCGCGATCGCCAGGGCGACACAGGCACCGGTAATAGCTGCGGTACGGGTTCCTCCATCCGCCTGCAGAACGTCGCAATCCAGGATGATCGTCCGCTCTCCCAGTGCCTTCATATCGACCACCGAGCGCAGGCTGCGGCCTATCAGCCGCTGAATCTCATGGGTTCTCCCGCCGATCTTTCCCCGCTCGGCCTCGCGAGCCGTGCGGGTCAGGGTGGCACGGGGCAGCATGCCGTATTCGGCTGTCACCCAGCCGCGGCCGGAGTTGCGCAGCCATGCAGGGACACCCTGCTCGACCGAAGCGTTACATAGGACGCGGGTGTTTCCCGCTTCGATCAGGACAGAGCCCTCGGCCATGGCGACAAAGCCTGGAGTGAGGCGGATGGTTCGCAGGGAATCGGCAGGCCGGGCATCGGGACGAAAGAGTTCAGGTGGTGCAGCAGGCATTCCGCGATTATAGACGGCCTTCCCGCGGGGCTTCCCGAAACGGGAACCCGGTTCCAGTTCGGGAAGCCATCAGGCGCCGCTTAAATCAGGGACTTCGTCGGCCTCAAGGGCTCTTATGGCCCATTCTGGGAATATCCAGAAGTTCCGAAGTTGTGTTGTCCTTGACGGGATATCACGAGCTGTCCAGTGTTGCTCTATGTAGATCAATGACTTAGCTGAATCTTCCCAGTTTGGCACAGCACGTGATTACAGAAGTGCAATCCGTTGCATATCGCGCTTGAAATTTGAATGGGAGCGAAGAATGACCGTAGCAGAGCAGAGCAGGACCATACGGCAGTCAGAGG is a window of Edaphobacter sp. 12200R-103 DNA encoding:
- a CDS encoding tagatose 1,6-diphosphate aldolase, with translation MSKLTPGKLAGLKAVSDARGVIAAAAMDQRGSLQKSLAKERGAAANAQDLEEFKVDVTDVLTRHASAILLDPEYGLPASKVRNGKGLLLAYEKTGYDATTAGRLPDLLDLWSVRRLKEAGADCIKILLYYTPYEKTAINDHKHAWVERIGDECLAHDIPFFLETVGYDAEGGDEKSLAYAKKKPEVVSGSMAEFGKARYNVDVLKVEVPIEMSYVEGTRSFKGERAYTRAEALQHFRDAEAMTHKPFIYLSAGVSNPVFIETLELAAESGTKFNGVLCGRATWKDGIPIFATKGSKAFRDWLETKGVENITNVNNALKAASPWYEKFDAKSMDELG
- the lepB gene encoding signal peptidase I yields the protein MKNPKEKPTTRLQDLASFSSTFAVAFFIMTFLFQNFAIPSASMASTLLVGDHVLVERVSLAPSSPLAGFLPYGQLHHDEPIVFWRPAPNASGNHDILVKRVIGLPGDRIHLRHGIVYRNGIVLHEPYAAQPTAANYDPYNDEFPAIPADQGRDVLASWSVDLPTHIQGEDLIIPPGYYFMMGDNRTNSYDSRYWGLVPRANLIGRPLFIYWSFKTPEDQEYKTSLSDCSTFALHQTLHLFDETRWNRTFKPIR
- the rph gene encoding ribonuclease PH; protein product: MPAAPPELFRPDARPADSLRTIRLTPGFVAMAEGSVLIEAGNTRVLCNASVEQGVPAWLRNSGRGWVTAEYGMLPRATLTRTAREAERGKIGGRTHEIQRLIGRSLRSVVDMKALGERTIILDCDVLQADGGTRTAAITGACVALAIALEKLVAAGTLKASPLRQMVAATSVGIVDGNVLLDLCYEEDSRAIVDMNVVMLADGGLVETQATAEKDSYSRQQLNEMLDYGEKGIRELLAAQKAALATAL
- a CDS encoding DUF4440 domain-containing protein, which produces MHAEIDADILSQLISLEPIFHRFEGLSGRLPTHADIDSMMAPEFFEIGVSGRLYSRDFIIRTLEARFSTPEPQPDHFRTSEFHLLRVSADTWLLSYVLRQEITDAPRISRRTTLWKKTVEGWKILFHQGTLVEGAPLPESGES